A window from Mycobacteriales bacterium encodes these proteins:
- a CDS encoding GNAT family N-acetyltransferase, producing the protein MTTIDDYVPPVIGVRDPVRLRGTTAGGELVSLRDGAQVLIRPIRTTDAPLLADAFDRLSDRSRWFRFLTAKRELTAAELRYFTDIDHVDHEALVALSASDGRAIGVARYIRSADDRLAADLAITVVDAWHRRGVATQLMIRLSERAIHAGVCRYAVLAAADNLAVFAMLHSLGLDLRGVHSGDGAVTGQVALPLWHLGAEDYQPLCAASSTSS; encoded by the coding sequence ATGACCACGATCGACGACTACGTCCCGCCGGTCATCGGCGTGCGCGATCCGGTTCGTCTTCGCGGGACCACGGCCGGCGGGGAACTCGTCTCTCTCCGCGACGGCGCGCAGGTCCTGATCCGGCCGATCCGCACCACCGACGCGCCGTTGCTTGCTGACGCTTTCGATCGGCTGAGCGATCGCAGCCGGTGGTTCCGCTTCCTCACTGCGAAGCGGGAGCTGACTGCGGCAGAGTTGCGCTACTTCACCGACATAGACCACGTCGATCATGAGGCCCTCGTCGCGCTCTCCGCGTCCGATGGGCGCGCAATAGGCGTCGCGCGCTACATCCGGAGCGCAGACGATCGGCTGGCGGCCGACCTCGCGATCACGGTCGTCGACGCCTGGCATCGCCGCGGAGTCGCTACGCAGCTCATGATCCGGCTGAGCGAACGCGCCATCCACGCCGGCGTCTGCCGCTACGCGGTGCTGGCCGCGGCCGACAACCTGGCTGTCTTCGCGATGCTGCACAGCCTCGGCCTCGACCTGCGTGGCGTCCACTCCGGCGACGGCGCCGTGACGGGTCAGGTCGCTCTACCGCTGTGGCATCTCGGCGCCGAGGACTACCAACCACTCTGTGCGGCATCGTCCACTTCGTCGTGA
- a CDS encoding peroxidase-related enzyme (This protein belongs to a clade of uncharacterized proteins related to peroxidases such as the alkylhydroperoxidase AhpD.): MFIDPVAEDAAAAPTAAYYEQQRESWGFLPNYAGAFGHRPEVAAAWNALNGAIRDGMDRRRFELATIAAARSLRSTYCTTAHSKFLRDECSDESTLRLIAQAPNGEALEPQDRAIFQFAAKVATDAASVEQADVDHLREVGLSDAEIADLVYAVAARAFFTRVLDGLGAQLDEETAHTFTGDLLASMIVGRPAAGT; the protein is encoded by the coding sequence ATGTTCATCGATCCCGTCGCCGAGGACGCGGCGGCCGCCCCGACCGCGGCCTACTACGAGCAACAGCGAGAGTCCTGGGGTTTTCTCCCCAACTATGCGGGGGCCTTCGGCCATCGGCCGGAGGTCGCCGCGGCGTGGAACGCGCTCAACGGCGCCATTCGAGACGGCATGGACCGGCGTCGCTTCGAACTGGCCACTATCGCGGCCGCGCGCAGCCTTCGCTCGACGTATTGCACCACTGCACACTCGAAGTTTCTTCGTGACGAGTGCTCGGACGAGTCGACTCTGCGTCTCATCGCGCAAGCCCCCAACGGCGAGGCTCTCGAACCACAGGACCGGGCGATCTTTCAGTTCGCGGCCAAGGTCGCTACCGACGCCGCTTCGGTGGAGCAGGCGGACGTCGATCACCTGCGCGAGGTCGGACTCTCCGACGCTGAGATCGCTGATCTCGTCTATGCCGTTGCGGCGCGGGCCTTCTTCACCCGGGTTCTCGACGGTCTGGGAGCGCAGCTGGACGAGGAGACCGCTCATACATT